Within the Nocardioides humi genome, the region CACGCCGTGCGGACGTCGGGGGCGATCGGGAGGACGGACACCGCCTCGGCGACCGACGCGAGTCCCTGCGCGTGCGTCCAGCTCGTCGAGCCGAAGAGCACGCGGTCCCGCACCGATCGGGAGCCGTGGAGGAACAGCGGCTCCCAGCCCGAGCCCGCGGCGGCCATCGTCCGCGGATGGTGCGAGGAGAACTCCAGGTACACGTTCGGGTGCCGCTGCAGGAGCGCGACCGCCTCCAGGACCCAGGGCCACCCGCCGTGGCCCAGGACGATGCGCAGGCGCGGGTGACGGGTGGCCAGCGCGTCGATGACCTGCGGGCCGCTGATCGCCATGGGGGACGGCGAGAAGTTCTGTCCGCTGTGGATCCAGACCGGCAGCTCCCGGTCGGTGGCGAGCGCCCACAGCCCGTCCAGGGCCGGGTCTCGCGGATCCACGCCGTCGAGGAACGGGATCACCGACAGCCCCGGCATCCCGAGCTCGTCGACCGCTCGCACCGCCTCGACGACCGCGGCATCCGGGTCCGCCAGCGAGACGCCGCCCCAGGGCACGAAGCGGTCGCTGAGCCGCGCGATCTCGGCGACGTGGTCGTTCACGGTGCCGCCCGCACAGGGCCACGGGCCGCCGTGGATCACCTGCACGATGTCGTGCCTCTCGAGCTCGGCGACCCGCTCCCGCGGATCGAAGGCCGCCGCGGCCACGTCGGCCAGATCCTCGATCGCGGCGTCGAGGTCCTCCGCCAGCGCGGCCAGCACCTGCCGGGTGGAGCGACCGGACATCGCGGCGAAGCGGGCCGCGAACACCACGCCGTAGCGCGGGGCGGCGGTGAGCAGCGCCCCCAGGTAGGCACGCCAGCCCTCGCGGCGCAGGACGACGTCGCACATGTCGACGACCGCGGCCCGCGAGGTGAACGGCATCACAGAGTGCATGAACGTTTGTTTACCAGTGCTCGCACGTCCGCGTCAACAAACGTTCATATATTCGTGTACGGTCGGGTCGTGACCACCGCGAAGACCGACGCGCGCCAGACCGACACGGCCCGGCGCATTCTCGACGTGGCCACCGAGCTGTTCTTCACCAACGGCTACCCCGCGACCTCGGTCCGCCAGATCATGCAGGCGTGCAACGTCACGGCGGGCTCGCTGTACAACCACTTCGGGTCCAAGGAGGACGTGCTGTACGCGATCCTCATGCGATCCCTCGACGACTCGGTCGCGTCCCTCCTGCACGCGCACCGCACCGCGGACGACAACGCGACCGCCCAGCTCCGCGCCCTGGTGGGGGCGATCTCGATCTTCCACTCGGAGCGGCAGCTCGAGGGACTGGTCAGCCAGACCGAGTGGCGACACCTGCCCCCGAGCGGGCCGCCGACGTCCTCGAGCAGCAGAAGAGGATCCGGCGGCTCTTCGAGGGCTGCCTGCGACGCGGGATCGCCGACGGCGAGTTCACCCTCGCCGCGGTCGGCGCCGACACCGACATCACCGCCAAGTCGATCCTCGACCTGTGCATCAACGCCGGCAAGTGGTTCCGGACCCACGGCCGGCTCAGCGCGCCGGAGCTGGCGCGGCAGCACGTGGAGCTGGTCACGCAGATGGTCGGAGCGACACCATCTCGCGCGACCTAGGAGACGGGCTCCCCAGGTAGGAGTCGAACCTACGTCGCTAGTCCTGATTCAAAGTCAGGCGGGCCCTGCCGGCAGACCAACTGGGGATGGCGAGAACAGCCTAGGGCCCGCCTGGCGGGGCAGCACCTCGGCCCGGCAGACCAACGGGGGATGGCGAGAACAGCCTAGGGCCCGCCTGGCGGGGCAGCACCTCGGCCCGGCAGACCAACGGGGGATGGCGTGAACAGCCTAGGGCCCGCCTGGCGGGGCAGCACCTCGGCCCGGCAGACCAACGGGGGATGGCGTGAACAGCCTAAGGCCGCAGCACCCCCTCAGGCCGCGGGCCCGAGGCAGAGCACCGTCTTGCGGGTCTTGTTCTCGAGCGGCTGCGCGCCGTCGGCACACTCGTCGCCGGCCTTGCCGACCGAGACGACCTTGACGATCGAGGTGGTGCCCGCGCCCTCCGTGCAGGCGACCTTCGTCGACGGCGTGGACATGCCGCCGAGGTCGAAGCAGTCGCCCTCCGCGGCGTTCAGCGCCAGGCAGAGGTCGGCGACGTTGCCGCTGCTGCGGTCGTTGCCGAGCGAGATCGTGTAGTTGAGCTCCGCGTCGTCGCAGCCGCCGTCCTTGCCGACCACCTTGTAGACGGCCTTCGCGTCGTCGCACTCGACCTCCTCGTGGTCGGCGTCGAAGCTGGAGCCGGTCATGACGAGGCACTCGCCGACCTTGGGCGCCTTGGCCTGCTCGACCTTCTCCTGGCCCTTGAAGAAGATGAAGTACGCCGCCGCCGCGACGGCGAGGCTGACGACGAGACCGATGATGCGGCCGAGGAGGCCTCCACCGAGGTTGGCCATTGATTTCCCTTCCGAGAGGGGCGGTCCCGAGTCACCCACAGTGAAAATGTCGGGCCTCACCCTAGGGGGAGCCCTCACCAACCATGCGGAAGGGTCAGTACGTGAGCTCGACCCACGGGTCGACGTCGTAGCGGCCGTTGGTCTGCAGGGTGATCGACTGGATGCCGACGGGGCGCCCGTCGCGGTAGGTGATCAGGCCGATGCTGGCGGGACGGCGCAGCTTGCTGCCGATGGCGATGGCGTACGCCGCGCCGCCCGTCGTGCCCAGCGTGTAGGTGTAGCCGACCCGGCCGTCCTCCGCGGTGACCGCGGTCGGCCCGGTCTGGACATGGACGTGGCCGCCGAGGACCAGGTCGACGCAGCCCCGCTCGAGCGCCGGCCTGCCGAGGTTGGCGTCGTGGACGAGCAGGGTGTTGACCCGGTCGCCGTCCTCGTCGGCGGCACAGGCGGCGTCGGCCAGCCGGTCGGCGACCTCCTTGAAGCTCAGGCCCTTCTCGTCGCGCCAGTTGCCGAGCCCGCTGGAGCGGGGATCGTCGACGCCGAGGATCCGCGAGTCGCCCGGGCCGTCGATCACCTCGTCGTCGAAGTAGGTCCAGCCGAGGTCCTCGAGGTGGCTGCGGACGAAGGTGCCGTTGTCGTGGTTGCCGGCGACCGCCCAGCGGCCGTCGAAGTCCTGGAAGACGGCGGCCAGGGAGTCGAGCGAGAACGCCTCCCAGCGGCTGCCGGTCGAGGTGTCGTCGCCGGCGTCGATCACGGCGGTGGCGCCGCCGGCGTCGGCGATCGCGCGGGCGACCTTGTCCATGCCGATGTTGTCGTGGCGGTCGGACACCATGAGGACCACCGTCTCGCCCTCCTCCGGCTCGCGGAGGTCGAGGAAGGCGGCGTCCTCGGCCGCCTCGGAGTAGAACGCCAGGCTCTGCTGGTAGCCGCTGACCGCGCTCTCCACGAGCCGCCGGGACTGCGCGGTCGTCGCGTCGGTCATCACCTCGACGTCGGCCACCTCGTCGGGCAGCGTCACGTCGGGACCGACGAAGTCGCGCAGCGAGGTCCAGCGCTCGGCGGGCCGGTCCGTGCGCCCCCAGCCGAAGGGTACGACGAGCGCGACGACCAGCACGATCGCGAGCCCGGACACGGCGATCCCACCGCGGGTGCGGAGGCCGGCGTACAGCTCGCGCCGCCGGGCCTGGCCGATCGCCGCCCACACCAGGAGCGGGACCGCGCCGAGGACGGCGCCCTGGACGAGCGCGGCCAGCGCCATCGCGGTGACCGCGCGCTCGGCGACGGCGATCTGGCCCTCGGGCTGGGAGGCGATGGCGGCGTACCGGGCGGTGAGCTCCTCGAGCGTCGCCGCGTCGGTCTTCCCGAGCTCGACCTCGATCCCGATCCGCGAGCCGGACGGCATCCGCAGGTCGGGCAGCACCGGGCCCATCCGGGCCACGACCTCACCGGAGAAGTCCGGGCTGAGCGTCGCCTCGTGGCTGGCGATCTCGACGGTCCGCTCGCTGTTGACGAAGATCGCGGCCGCGACCGCCACGGACACGACCAGCCAGGCCCCGACGTACGCGAGTACCTCGAGGAGACGGCGGGTCGGCATCGTGCGGACCAGGGCGATCACCGCTCGGCGCGGGCCTCCGCGACGGCGTACAGCGCGACCGACGCGGCGACGCCGGCGTTGAGCGACTCCAGCACACCGGCCATCGGGATGGACATCAGCCGGTCGCAGGTCTCCGCGACCAGCCGGGACAGGCCCTCGCCCTCGGAGCCGACGACCAGGACCAGCGGCCCGCGGGCGAGGTCGTCGTCGGCGACCAGCTCGGGCAGGGTGAGATCGCCGTCGGCGGCGAGGCCGACGACGAAGCAGCCGGCGTCCTGGTAGGCCTTGAGCTGCCGGGTCAGGTTGACCGTCTGCGCCACCGGGCAGCGCGCGGCCGCGCCCGCCGACGTCTTCCAGGCGGCGGCGGTCATCGACGCGGCGCGGCGCTCGGGGATGACGACGCCGTGGGCGCCGAAGCCCGCGGCGCTGCGGACGATCGCGCCGAGGTTGCGCGGGTCCGTGATCGAGTCGAGGACGACGACCAGCGGCGCCCGGCCCCCTCCTCCGCGGCGGCGAGCAGGTCGTCGGGGTGGGCGTACTCGTAGGCCGGGATCCGTGCGGCCAGGCCCTGGTGGACGGCGCCGTCGGTGAGCCGGTCCAGCTCGCCCCGGCTGACCTCGAGCAGCCCGACGCCGTGCTCGGCCGCGAGCCGGAACACCTCGCGCAGCCGGCCGTCGCGCTCGGCCCCCTCGGCGACGTACACCGAGGTCACGGGCACCCGCTCGCGCAGCGCCTCGACCACCGGGTTGCGCCCGGCGATCCACTCGTCGCCGCCCGGCTTGCGGCGCGGGCCGCGGCTACCGCCGCCGCGCTTCTCGGCGCGCTTCTTCGCCTCGGCGGCCTTGTGGGCCTTGTGGTACTCGCGGTCGACCGCCTTCGGGGTCGGCCCCTTGCCCTCCAGGCCGCGGCGGACCCGGCCGCCGGAACCGGCGGTGGGCTTCTTGCTCGTCTTGCGGATCGCGCCCTTGCGGGAGGAGTTGCCTGCCATTGCTCAGCTCACCGTCCAGGTGGGTCCGTCGGGGGTGTCGGTGACCTCGATGCCGGCCGCCTTGATCCGGTCGCGGAGGGCGTCGGCGCGGGCCCAGTCCTTGTCGGCGCGGGCCTGCGCGCGCTCCTCGAGCAGCCCGGCGACGAGCGCGTCGACGGCGGCGCTGAGCCGCTCCTCGGCGTCCGAGCCGCCGCTGCCGGCCCAGGCCGGGTCGGCCGGGTGGACGCCGAGGACGTCGAGCATCGCGGCGACCGCGCCGGCGGTGACGGTGACGTCCTCGCCCGCGGCGAGCTGGCGGTTGCCCTCGCGCACGGTGTCGTAGAGGACGGCGACCGCGGCCGGCGTACCGAGGTCGTCGTCCATGGCGGCGGCGAAGGCCTCGGGCAGCTCGCCGGCGGCGGGAGCGCCGGCGCGGTCGAGGAAGGACACGATCCGGCGGTAGCCCGCGGCCGCCTCGTCGAGGGCCTCGAAGCTGAACTCCACGTGGGAGCGGTAGTGCGCCGCGACGATGTAGAACCGCAGCTCGGCGCCGCGGTAGCGCTCCAGGATGGCCGGGATCGACAGGGTGTTGCCGAGCGACTTGCTCATCTTCTCGCCGGCGGTGGTGATCCACGCGTTGTGCATCCAGTACGACGCGAAGGCGCCGCCGGCCGCGCGCGACTGGGCCTGCTCGTTCTCGTGGTGGGGGAAGCGCAGGTCGACGCCGCCGCCGTGGATGTCGAAGGCGTCGCCGAGGTACTTGCCCGCCATCGCCGAGCACTCGATGTGCCAGCCGGGGCGCCCCGGCCCCCACGGGCTCGGCCAGGACGCGGTCTCCGGCTCGGACTCCTTGCGGCCCTTCCAGAGCGCGAAGTCGCGCGGGTCGCGCTTGCCGCGCGGGTCGGCGTCGGCCGCCGGCTCCATGTCGTCGACGCCCTGGTGGGTCAGCTCGCCGTACTGCGGCCAGGAGCGGACGTCGAAGTAGACGTCCCCGGAGCCGTCGTCGGCCGGGTACGCGTGGCCGCGCTCGATCAGCTTCTCGATGAGGACGATCATCTCCGGCACGTGCCCGGTCGCCGCCGGCTCATACGTCGGCGGCGCGACGTTGAGCGCGGCGTACGCCTTGTCCAGCTCGATCCTCATGGCGTAGGCGAGGTTGTACCAGGGGCGTCCCTGCTCGGCCGACTTCGCCAGGATCTTGTCGTCGATGTCGGTGATATTGCGGATGAACGTGACGTCGTACCCGCGGAAGCGCAGCCAGCGCTGGAGGACGTCGAAGTTGACCCCCGACCGGACGTGGCCGACGTGGGGCTCGCTCTGGACGGTCAGCCCGCAGACGTAGAGACCCGCCCTGCCCTCGTGGAGGGGCACGAAGTCGCGGACTTCGCGGGTCGCGGTGTCGTAGAGCCGGATGGTCACCGGGCCAGTCTAGGGAGCGGGGGCGCTGTCGCCCTCTTCCTGACCGCCGTTCGCCGTGGCGTTCTCCGTGGCGTTCTCCGTGCCGTTCGCCGCCTGCCGCCGCAGTTGCTCCTGCCGGCGGCGGCGCCGGACCTCGGCGCGGGCGACGGCGAACGCGACGATCACGGGGACGACGTACTTCGCGTTGTCCAGCAGCCAGCGCAGCCACGCCGGGAGGGCGAGGTCCGGCCACGGGATGGTGGGCAGGTCGATGTCGGGCCAGGGGATGCGTGGCAGGCGGATGTCCGGCCACGGGATGCTCGGCCAGGGGATGTCGGGCCACGGGATCGCGATGACGACCCGGGCGAGCAGCCAGGCGACGAGGAGCGAGAGGAGGACGCCGAGCACGGCGCCCCCGGTCTCGAGGAAGGTGTGGAGCCGCGGGTGGTGGAGCATCCGCCGCTCGCGGCGGTCGGCCCGGGAGCCCGGCTCGGGACGGAAGTCGACGCCGCCGGGGACCACGCCGGCGCCCGCGAGCTCGGCCGGCTCCTCCAGCCAGGTCACCCGCCGGGCGGGCCCGAGGAAGCGGGGCAGCCTGACGAACACCGCCCCGCCGCCGTCCTCCTCGGGGGTGAGCTGGACCCGCTCGTCGTGGGTCCTCCGCTCGGCGATCTGCTCGCCGTCGACCCGCCACACCAGGCGCTTGCCCAGGCCGGCGTCGCTGATCTCGATCTCGTGACGCCGGCCCGCGCGATCCAGGTGCCACAGCTCGCCGGCCACGCGGGCTATATTAACAGAGTGATCGCTCTAGTAATTCTCCCGGTCCCGTCGGCCGACTGACGTGGCGCGCACCGTCGACCCCGTCCGGCACGAGCAGCGCCGGCTGCAGATCATCGACGCCGCGCTGACCCGCTTCGCCGAGGACGGGTACGCCGGCGCCACCACCGCCGCGATCTGCCGGACCGCCGGCATCGGCTCGGGCACCTTCTTCCACTACTTCCCCACCAAGTCCGCGCTGCTGGTCGCGATCCTCGAGTACGGCACCGCGGAGACGACCGCCTGGTTCGCCGCCCGGCGAGACCGCGACGACGCCCGCCGGGTGCTCCTGGACTACGTCGCGCACACGGCCGACGAGCTGACCGACCCGCGCCTGCCCGGCTTCGTCCGGGCGGTCGCCTCGGTGATGGGCGAGCCGGACGTGGCCGTCGCGCTGGCCGCCGACGAACGCGCGCAACGGAGGGGGATCGCGACCTGGGTACGTCGCGCCCAGCGCGGCGGGGAGGTCCGCACCGACCTCTCCGCGTCCCGGCTCGCGGACTGGGTCTTCCTGCTGGTGGACGGCTTCACCGGGCGCCTCGCGTCCGATCCGGCGTTCTCGGTACGCCGCGAGCGGGGCGTGCTGCTCGACGCCGTGGACCGCCTCCTCGCCCCCTGAGCCCCGGATCGGCCCGGAGGAGCCTGGACCTTCGCCGAGCGTGTGACGCATGGGACTGGTGTGACGTACCGTGGGACGGTGCGCCGGTCCTTCCCCCACCCCGCCGTGTCCCTCGCCGCCCTGGCCGCAGCCGCCTGCCTGGTGGCCGGCGTCCTCGTCGCCGTCGGCCGTCCGGGCGCTCCCGCGGACGCCCGCCCCGAGGCCGCCGCCGCGGCCGCCGTCTCCGACCGGCAGGTCGACCTCGAGCGGTTCACCGCGCCGGGGCCGTGGAAGGCCGGCGGGACGCGGACCAAGTTCGGGCGGAAGTACGACGTCGTGCGCTGGAAGAGCCGCTGGGTCACCCCCGGCTTCGACTTCACCGAGCTGATCGCGTCCTGGTCGGCCCGCACCCCCGGCACCAGCTGGATCGAGGTGCAGGTCCGCGGCCGGTCCGCGGCGGGAGCCAGGACGAGCTGGGACACCCTGGCCCGCTGGGCGGCCAAGGACAAGAAGATCGAGCGGCGGTCCGGCGGCGCGCAGGCGGACGACGGCACCCGGGTCGCCACCGACACGTGGCGGACGGCCGGGCTGGCGTCGTACAAGATCCGGATCAGGGCGCACCACCAGCGCGGGAGGAAGGTGCCGAAGGTCGCCTTCGCCACGGCCATGACGTCCCGGCTGCCGGCGGGCGTGGGCGCGGTGTCCGCGCCCGGCGTGGCGAGCGCCGCGGGCGGCCTGGAGCTGGCGGTGCCGCGGTACTCCCAGATGGTCCACGCGGGGCACTACCCGCAGTGGGGCGGCGGCGGTGAGGCCTGGTGCTCGCCGACGTCGACCGCGATGGTGCTCGGCTACTACGGCCGCCTGCCCGGCCCCGGCAGCTACTCCTGGGTGCCGGCCGGGCACCCGGACCCGTGGGTGGACGCCACCGCGCGGGCGACGTACGACCATGCGTACAAGGGGACCGGGAACTGGCCGTTCAACACGGCGTTCGCGGCCAAGCGGGTCGGCGAGGCGTTCGTGACCCGGCTGCGCGACCTCACCGACGCCGAGCTGCTCGTCCGGGCGGGCATCCCGCCGGTCGTCTCCATCGCGTTCGCGCGCGGCGAGCTCACCGGCGCCCCGATCTCGTCCTCCA harbors:
- a CDS encoding amidohydrolase family protein produces the protein MHSVMPFTSRAAVVDMCDVVLRREGWRAYLGALLTAAPRYGVVFAARFAAMSGRSTRQVLAALAEDLDAAIEDLADVAAAAFDPRERVAELERHDIVQVIHGGPWPCAGGTVNDHVAEIARLSDRFVPWGGVSLADPDAAVVEAVRAVDELGMPGLSVIPFLDGVDPRDPALDGLWALATDRELPVWIHSGQNFSPSPMAISGPQVIDALATRHPRLRIVLGHGGWPWVLEAVALLQRHPNVYLEFSSHHPRTMAAAGSGWEPLFLHGSRSVRDRVLFGSTSWTHAQGLASVAEAVSVLPIAPDVRTAWLRDNAVRLLVRREDAVA
- a CDS encoding LppU/SCO3897 family protein; protein product: MANLGGGLLGRIIGLVVSLAVAAAAYFIFFKGQEKVEQAKAPKVGECLVMTGSSFDADHEEVECDDAKAVYKVVGKDGGCDDAELNYTISLGNDRSSGNVADLCLALNAAEGDCFDLGGMSTPSTKVACTEGAGTTSIVKVVSVGKAGDECADGAQPLENKTRKTVLCLGPAA
- a CDS encoding metallophosphoesterase translates to MIALVRTMPTRRLLEVLAYVGAWLVVSVAVAAAIFVNSERTVEIASHEATLSPDFSGEVVARMGPVLPDLRMPSGSRIGIEVELGKTDAATLEELTARYAAIASQPEGQIAVAERAVTAMALAALVQGAVLGAVPLLVWAAIGQARRRELYAGLRTRGGIAVSGLAIVLVVALVVPFGWGRTDRPAERWTSLRDFVGPDVTLPDEVADVEVMTDATTAQSRRLVESAVSGYQQSLAFYSEAAEDAAFLDLREPEEGETVVLMVSDRHDNIGMDKVARAIADAGGATAVIDAGDDTSTGSRWEAFSLDSLAAVFQDFDGRWAVAGNHDNGTFVRSHLEDLGWTYFDDEVIDGPGDSRILGVDDPRSSGLGNWRDEKGLSFKEVADRLADAACAADEDGDRVNTLLVHDANLGRPALERGCVDLVLGGHVHVQTGPTAVTAEDGRVGYTYTLGTTGGAAYAIAIGSKLRRPASIGLITYRDGRPVGIQSITLQTNGRYDVDPWVELTY
- the cysS gene encoding cysteine--tRNA ligase, whose protein sequence is MTIRLYDTATREVRDFVPLHEGRAGLYVCGLTVQSEPHVGHVRSGVNFDVLQRWLRFRGYDVTFIRNITDIDDKILAKSAEQGRPWYNLAYAMRIELDKAYAALNVAPPTYEPAATGHVPEMIVLIEKLIERGHAYPADDGSGDVYFDVRSWPQYGELTHQGVDDMEPAADADPRGKRDPRDFALWKGRKESEPETASWPSPWGPGRPGWHIECSAMAGKYLGDAFDIHGGGVDLRFPHHENEQAQSRAAGGAFASYWMHNAWITTAGEKMSKSLGNTLSIPAILERYRGAELRFYIVAAHYRSHVEFSFEALDEAAAGYRRIVSFLDRAGAPAAGELPEAFAAAMDDDLGTPAAVAVLYDTVREGNRQLAAGEDVTVTAGAVAAMLDVLGVHPADPAWAGSGGSDAEERLSAAVDALVAGLLEERAQARADKDWARADALRDRIKAAGIEVTDTPDGPTWTVS
- a CDS encoding TetR/AcrR family transcriptional regulator, which gives rise to MARTVDPVRHEQRRLQIIDAALTRFAEDGYAGATTAAICRTAGIGSGTFFHYFPTKSALLVAILEYGTAETTAWFAARRDRDDARRVLLDYVAHTADELTDPRLPGFVRAVASVMGEPDVAVALAADERAQRRGIATWVRRAQRGGEVRTDLSASRLADWVFLLVDGFTGRLASDPAFSVRRERGVLLDAVDRLLAP
- a CDS encoding C39 family peptidase; its protein translation is MRRSFPHPAVSLAALAAAACLVAGVLVAVGRPGAPADARPEAAAAAAVSDRQVDLERFTAPGPWKAGGTRTKFGRKYDVVRWKSRWVTPGFDFTELIASWSARTPGTSWIEVQVRGRSAAGARTSWDTLARWAAKDKKIERRSGGAQADDGTRVATDTWRTAGLASYKIRIRAHHQRGRKVPKVAFATAMTSRLPAGVGAVSAPGVASAAGGLELAVPRYSQMVHAGHYPQWGGGGEAWCSPTSTAMVLGYYGRLPGPGSYSWVPAGHPDPWVDATARATYDHAYKGTGNWPFNTAFAAKRVGEAFVTRLRDLTDAELLVRAGIPPVVSIAFARGELTGAPISSSNGHLLVIVGFTATGDVIVNDPAAAGAAGVRRVYPRAQLEKIWLRASGGMAYVIHDAAHPLPPSPGGNW